A genomic region of Magnolia sinica isolate HGM2019 chromosome 6, MsV1, whole genome shotgun sequence contains the following coding sequences:
- the LOC131248472 gene encoding DNA-directed RNA polymerase IV subunit 1 isoform X2 yields MGCKYCTANSSEWYPGRKFKVASKDASGKRSLLIVAEVNDRLPKKFQSKNLNEVLPADYWDFIPKDPHQQKFFMEPNKIILSPYQVFFLLKDLDPKFIEKFVPRRELLFLTSFPVTPNCNRVTEAMHLFSDGSRLIFLRTKKSSSSTDVASSKSGLKWIREVLLGKRTDHVFRMTVVGDPKIRLGEIGIPHDISEKLVIPENINLRNLKKLNKCCNSRVIQMRDCYAKSKAGLASVHRRNELQVGDIIYRPLEDGDLVLVNRPPSVHQHSLIAFSVKILPVNSVIAINPLCCAPLLGDFDGDCLHGYIPQSINCRAELRELVSLNRQLVNGQDGRNLVSLSQDSLTAAHLITGSEVFLNRFQMQQLEMLCPRQSKCPTILKAPPLKTTLWTGKQLFSLLLPQGLDFDYASNSVLISNGDLMSSSDESAWLRNTRKNVFSNMIRHCPSQALNYLFAAQEVLCEWISGRGLSVSLSDIYLSPDSYSRMKMIDEVSCGLQEADRICRIKRLMLDDGMEHFLKHGEGDLDPPHVEGLRKQKLAVLNQAAIDAFKEVRYDLQNVIHQYAGTDNSMLAMINAGSKGNLLKLLQQSVCLGLQHSTDSLPFRIPDKLSCASCNQQKLSGLRRKAHDTIESTERHISCAVVEHSFLDGLNPLECFVHALSCRGNCFSENADLPGTLTRKLMFYMRDLYVTYDGTVRSAYGNQLIQFSYGISEDTSDRDDKSHKFFGERMLECDGLGGQPVGAWSACSIAEAAYSALDQPISMHEASPLINLKKVLECGQKETYADQTVSLFLSKKLRRWTYGSEYGALEVKSHLERIFLSDVVTTVMIVFEPDIIEAQFSSWVSHFHVCKERMRKRRLTIGSIIDALNKKYNSRGKTSTYLPRLQILSCDCSLDDVHHEHSEKICITVAAENSKDSPVLLDTVRDMLIPILLGTVIKGFLEFKKVNILWHEPPKTSKFRKDSSGELFLKVSMSEDCERGKLWNTVQDACIPIMDLIDWERSHPDHVYDISCAYGVDAAWHHFLETLRSTLSDIGRDMHREHLLILADCLSVTGEFSGLSPKGIKEQRDQISITSPFMQACFSNPSNCFIKAAKEGAMDDLLGTLDAVAWGKEAPIGTGGPFDILYSGKGKDLDKPVAIYETLCSQPTTQKDEMGLNGPGACDKICKRWGGKSTFIYDNCRSEYRTSMECKSNSDPRLFLSKAGIKDMCILLQEILHKYPVNAYVNEEERSILMKALSYHPQGNEKMAGAQEIKVGHNPLYPESRSRCFILVRKDGSFEDFSYRKCVEGAARHISPEFAAWFRNKVFKR; encoded by the exons ATGGGGTGCAAATATTGCACC GCAAATTCTAGTGAATGGTACCCTGGAAGGAAGTTTAAGGTTGCCTCAAAAGATGCATCTGGGAAGAGAAGTTTACTGATTGTAGCAGAAGTGAATGATAGGTTGCCAAAGAAGTTTCAAAGTAAAAATCTTAATGAGGTATTGCCTGCAGATTATTGGGATTTTATACCAAAAGATCCACATCAACAGAAATTTTTCATGGAACCGAACAAAATAATCTTGTCTCCATACCAG GTATTTTTTCTGTTGAAAGATCTTGACCCAAAGTTCATCGAGAAATTTGTTCCAAGGCGGGAATTGTTATTTCTTACTTCTTTCCCTGTTACCCCAAATTGTAACCGTGTGACAGAAGCAATGCACTTGTTTTCTGATGGCTCCAGATTGATTTTT TTACGTACCAAAAAGTCATCAAGCAGTACAGATGTTGCTTCTAGTAAGTCTGGTTTGAAATGGATTAGAGAAGTCCTCCTCGGAAAGCGGACAGATCACGTATTTCGTATGACTGTGGTTGGTGACCCAAAGATCAGATTGGGTGAAATTGGTATCCCACATGATATTTCAGAAAAATTAGTAATTCCTGAGAACATTAACTTAAGAAACTTGAAAAAGCTGAACAAGTGTTGTAATTCTCGTGTGATTCAAATGAGAGATTGCTACGCAAAGAGCAAAGCTGGTTTAGCTTCTGTGCATCGTCGGAATGAACTTCAGGTAGGCGATATAATATATAGACCTTTGGAAGATGGAGATCTTGTGTTGGTAAACAGGCCTCCGTCTGTGCATCAACATTCTCTTATTGCATTTTCTGTTAAAATTCTCCCTGTGAACTCAGTCATTGCCATAAATCCTCTTTGTTGTGCACCTTTACTTGGAGATTTCGATGGCGATTGCCTTCACGGTTATATTCCCCAATCCATCAACTGTAGAGCAGAGCTTAGGGAGCTTGTGTCTTTAAACCGTCAGTTAGTTAATGGACAAGATGGCCGAAACCTGGTTTCTCTAAGTCAGGATAGCTTAACTGCTGCCCATTTGATCACAGGGAGTGAAGTTTTCTTGAACAGATTCCAGATGCAGCAGTTGGAAATGTTGTGTCCACGTCAATCAAAGTGTCCCACAATTCTTAAAGCGCCGCCACTCAAGACTACTCTCTGGACTGGGAAGCAATTATTTAGCTTGCTCTTGCCCCAAGGTTTGGACTTCGATTATGCTTCGAATTCAGTCCTTATCAGCAATGGCGATTTGATGTCCTCTTCTGATGAATCTGCTTGGTTACGGAATACCCGCAAGAACGTCTTCTCTAATATGATCAGACATTGCCCAAGCCAAGCTCTCAATTACCTGTTTGCTGCCCAAGAAGTACTTTGTGAATGGATATCAGGGAGAGGCTTAAGCGTTTCTTTGTCTGATATTTACCTTTCACCTGATTCATATTCAAGAATGAAAATGATAGATGAAGTCAGTTGCGGATTGCAAGAAGCAGATCGAATATGTCGTATCAAACGGTTGATGTTGGATGATGGTATggagcattttctcaaacacggtGAAGGGGATTTAGACCCGCCGCATGTCGAGGGTCTTCGAAAGCAGAAATTAGCTGTTTTAAACCAAGCTGCTATTGATGCTTTTAAAGAAGTCCGTTATGATCTTCAAAATGTCATTCATCAATATGCTGGTACAGACAATTCAATGTTGGCAATGATTAATGCTGGGAGCAAAGGCAACCTGCTCAAACTGCTTCAGCAAAGTGTTTGTCTTGGTTTACAGCATTCAACAGATTCGTTACCTTTTAGAATCCCAGACAAGCTTTCGTGTGCTTCATGCAATCAGCAAAAGTTATCTGGGTTGCGCAGGAAGGCTCATGATACAATTGAATCCACTGAAAGGCACATTTCTTGTGCTGTGGTTGAGCATTCCTTTCTCGATGGCTTGAACCCTCTTGAATGTTTTGTTCATGCATTATCATGCCGTGGCAATTGCTTTAGTGAGAATGCAGACCTTCCAGGAACTTTGACCCGAAAGCTGATGTTTTACATGCGGGACCTGTATGTCACTTATGATGGGACAGTGAGGAGTGCTTATGGGAATCAGCTTATACAGTTCTCTTATGGTATTTCCGAGGACACGTCTGATCGGGATGATAAGTCCCACAAGTTCTTTGGGGAGAGGATGTTGGAATGTGATGGACTTGGGGGGCAACCTGTAGGTGCATGGTCAGCTTGTTCCATTGCTGAAGCTGCATATAGTGCTTTGGATCAACCAATCAGTATGCATGAAGCTTCTCCATTGATAAACTTAAAG AAGGTATTGGAGTGCGGTCAGAAAGAAACCTATGCGGACCAAACTGTATCCCTTTTCCTGTCCAAGAAACTAAGGAGATGGACCTATGGTTCTGAGTATGGGGCATTAGAAGTGAAGAGTCATCTTGAAAGAATTTTTCTTTCTGATGTTGTGACTACTGTCATGATTGT TTTCGAGCCAGATATTATTGAGGCACAGTTCAGTTCATGGGTTTCACATTTTCATGTGTGCAAG GAGAGGATGAGGAAGAGAAGACTAACAATTGGGTCAATAATAGATGCACTTAATAAGAAATATAACTCCAGAGGAAAAACTAGCACTTATCTTCCCAGGTTGCAGATTTTAAGCTG TGATTGTTCATTAGACGATGTTCACCATGAGCATAGCGAGAAAATTTGCATCACTGTGGCAGCTGAAAATTCTAAGGATTCTCCTGTGCTGCTTGATACCGTACGGGATATGCTGATTCCAATCCTCCTTGGAACAGTTATCAAAG GGTTTTTGGAGTTCAAGAAGGTGAATATTTTGTGGCATGAGCCACCAAAGACATCCAAGTTCCGTAAGGACTCTTCTGGTGAACTTTTTCTGAAGGTTTCTATGTCAGAGGACTGTGAAAGAGGGAAGTTATGGAATACTGTTCAGGATGCATGTATCCCAATAATGGACTTGATTGACTGGGAAAGGAGTCACCCAGACCATGTTTACGATATATCTTGTGCCTATGGAGTAGATGCTGCATGGCATCACTTTCTAGAA ACTTTGAGATCCACATTATCTGATATAGGAAGGGATATGCATCGAGAACACTTGCTTATCCTTGCAGATTGTCTCTCAGTTACGGGAGAGTTCAGTGGTCTAAGTCCTAAAGGAATAAAAGAACAAAGGGATCAGATATCCATCACCTCACCCTTTATGCAAGCATGCTTCTCT AACCCGAGCAATTGTTTCATCAAGGCTGCGAAGGAGGGGGCTATGGATGATCTTTTGGGGACATTAGATGCTGTGGCATGGGGCAAGGAAGCCCCCATTGGGACTGGCGGAccttttgatattttatattcgggaaag GGGAAGGATCTTGATAAACCTGTGGCTATTTATGAAACATTGTGTAGCCAACCGACTACTCAGAAAGATGAAATGGGGCTCAACGGACCTGGTGCTTGTGATAAAATCTGCAAAAGATGGGGAGGGAAATCAACCTTTATATATGACAATTGCAGATCTGAGTATCGGACAAGTATGGAGTGCAAATCAAATTCAGATCCAAGACTTTTTCTTTCAAAGGCTGGCATTAAGGATATGTGTATTTTATTACAGGAAATATTACACAA GTACCCAGTTAATGCCTatgtaaatgaagaagaaaggtCCATTTTGATGAAGGCTTTGTCCTATCATCCTCAGGGAAATGAGAAGATGGCGGGAGCCCAAGAAATCAAG GTTGGTCATAACCCATTGTATCCCGAATCCCGCTCCCGCTGTTTTATACTGGTGAGGAAGGATGGGTCGTTTGAAGATTTCTCCTATCGGAAGTGTGTTGAGGGTGCAGCGCGACATATTTCCCCTGAATTCGCAGCCTGGTTTCGAAACAAAGTGTTTAAAAGATGA
- the LOC131248472 gene encoding DNA-directed RNA polymerase IV subunit 1 isoform X1 has translation MDNGKITITSMDNGNIIESKAWTVPSGLMTRIKFDILTEGEMKKFSAIVIDETNDVTDPRLGMPNLSSQCSTCDSCDIKNCEGHFGIFKLPANVYHPYFVSEIVQILNKMCPGCKSIRQDRKIKGSGTLSKKWTSINDEHMGCKYCTANSSEWYPGRKFKVASKDASGKRSLLIVAEVNDRLPKKFQSKNLNEVLPADYWDFIPKDPHQQKFFMEPNKIILSPYQVFFLLKDLDPKFIEKFVPRRELLFLTSFPVTPNCNRVTEAMHLFSDGSRLIFLRTKKSSSSTDVASSKSGLKWIREVLLGKRTDHVFRMTVVGDPKIRLGEIGIPHDISEKLVIPENINLRNLKKLNKCCNSRVIQMRDCYAKSKAGLASVHRRNELQVGDIIYRPLEDGDLVLVNRPPSVHQHSLIAFSVKILPVNSVIAINPLCCAPLLGDFDGDCLHGYIPQSINCRAELRELVSLNRQLVNGQDGRNLVSLSQDSLTAAHLITGSEVFLNRFQMQQLEMLCPRQSKCPTILKAPPLKTTLWTGKQLFSLLLPQGLDFDYASNSVLISNGDLMSSSDESAWLRNTRKNVFSNMIRHCPSQALNYLFAAQEVLCEWISGRGLSVSLSDIYLSPDSYSRMKMIDEVSCGLQEADRICRIKRLMLDDGMEHFLKHGEGDLDPPHVEGLRKQKLAVLNQAAIDAFKEVRYDLQNVIHQYAGTDNSMLAMINAGSKGNLLKLLQQSVCLGLQHSTDSLPFRIPDKLSCASCNQQKLSGLRRKAHDTIESTERHISCAVVEHSFLDGLNPLECFVHALSCRGNCFSENADLPGTLTRKLMFYMRDLYVTYDGTVRSAYGNQLIQFSYGISEDTSDRDDKSHKFFGERMLECDGLGGQPVGAWSACSIAEAAYSALDQPISMHEASPLINLKKVLECGQKETYADQTVSLFLSKKLRRWTYGSEYGALEVKSHLERIFLSDVVTTVMIVFEPDIIEAQFSSWVSHFHVCKERMRKRRLTIGSIIDALNKKYNSRGKTSTYLPRLQILSCDCSLDDVHHEHSEKICITVAAENSKDSPVLLDTVRDMLIPILLGTVIKGFLEFKKVNILWHEPPKTSKFRKDSSGELFLKVSMSEDCERGKLWNTVQDACIPIMDLIDWERSHPDHVYDISCAYGVDAAWHHFLETLRSTLSDIGRDMHREHLLILADCLSVTGEFSGLSPKGIKEQRDQISITSPFMQACFSNPSNCFIKAAKEGAMDDLLGTLDAVAWGKEAPIGTGGPFDILYSGKGKDLDKPVAIYETLCSQPTTQKDEMGLNGPGACDKICKRWGGKSTFIYDNCRSEYRTSMECKSNSDPRLFLSKAGIKDMCILLQEILHKYPVNAYVNEEERSILMKALSYHPQGNEKMAGAQEIKVGHNPLYPESRSRCFILVRKDGSFEDFSYRKCVEGAARHISPEFAAWFRNKVFKR, from the exons GGCTCAGGTACATTATCCAAGAAGTGGACGTCAATAAATGATGAGCATATGGGGTGCAAATATTGCACC GCAAATTCTAGTGAATGGTACCCTGGAAGGAAGTTTAAGGTTGCCTCAAAAGATGCATCTGGGAAGAGAAGTTTACTGATTGTAGCAGAAGTGAATGATAGGTTGCCAAAGAAGTTTCAAAGTAAAAATCTTAATGAGGTATTGCCTGCAGATTATTGGGATTTTATACCAAAAGATCCACATCAACAGAAATTTTTCATGGAACCGAACAAAATAATCTTGTCTCCATACCAG GTATTTTTTCTGTTGAAAGATCTTGACCCAAAGTTCATCGAGAAATTTGTTCCAAGGCGGGAATTGTTATTTCTTACTTCTTTCCCTGTTACCCCAAATTGTAACCGTGTGACAGAAGCAATGCACTTGTTTTCTGATGGCTCCAGATTGATTTTT TTACGTACCAAAAAGTCATCAAGCAGTACAGATGTTGCTTCTAGTAAGTCTGGTTTGAAATGGATTAGAGAAGTCCTCCTCGGAAAGCGGACAGATCACGTATTTCGTATGACTGTGGTTGGTGACCCAAAGATCAGATTGGGTGAAATTGGTATCCCACATGATATTTCAGAAAAATTAGTAATTCCTGAGAACATTAACTTAAGAAACTTGAAAAAGCTGAACAAGTGTTGTAATTCTCGTGTGATTCAAATGAGAGATTGCTACGCAAAGAGCAAAGCTGGTTTAGCTTCTGTGCATCGTCGGAATGAACTTCAGGTAGGCGATATAATATATAGACCTTTGGAAGATGGAGATCTTGTGTTGGTAAACAGGCCTCCGTCTGTGCATCAACATTCTCTTATTGCATTTTCTGTTAAAATTCTCCCTGTGAACTCAGTCATTGCCATAAATCCTCTTTGTTGTGCACCTTTACTTGGAGATTTCGATGGCGATTGCCTTCACGGTTATATTCCCCAATCCATCAACTGTAGAGCAGAGCTTAGGGAGCTTGTGTCTTTAAACCGTCAGTTAGTTAATGGACAAGATGGCCGAAACCTGGTTTCTCTAAGTCAGGATAGCTTAACTGCTGCCCATTTGATCACAGGGAGTGAAGTTTTCTTGAACAGATTCCAGATGCAGCAGTTGGAAATGTTGTGTCCACGTCAATCAAAGTGTCCCACAATTCTTAAAGCGCCGCCACTCAAGACTACTCTCTGGACTGGGAAGCAATTATTTAGCTTGCTCTTGCCCCAAGGTTTGGACTTCGATTATGCTTCGAATTCAGTCCTTATCAGCAATGGCGATTTGATGTCCTCTTCTGATGAATCTGCTTGGTTACGGAATACCCGCAAGAACGTCTTCTCTAATATGATCAGACATTGCCCAAGCCAAGCTCTCAATTACCTGTTTGCTGCCCAAGAAGTACTTTGTGAATGGATATCAGGGAGAGGCTTAAGCGTTTCTTTGTCTGATATTTACCTTTCACCTGATTCATATTCAAGAATGAAAATGATAGATGAAGTCAGTTGCGGATTGCAAGAAGCAGATCGAATATGTCGTATCAAACGGTTGATGTTGGATGATGGTATggagcattttctcaaacacggtGAAGGGGATTTAGACCCGCCGCATGTCGAGGGTCTTCGAAAGCAGAAATTAGCTGTTTTAAACCAAGCTGCTATTGATGCTTTTAAAGAAGTCCGTTATGATCTTCAAAATGTCATTCATCAATATGCTGGTACAGACAATTCAATGTTGGCAATGATTAATGCTGGGAGCAAAGGCAACCTGCTCAAACTGCTTCAGCAAAGTGTTTGTCTTGGTTTACAGCATTCAACAGATTCGTTACCTTTTAGAATCCCAGACAAGCTTTCGTGTGCTTCATGCAATCAGCAAAAGTTATCTGGGTTGCGCAGGAAGGCTCATGATACAATTGAATCCACTGAAAGGCACATTTCTTGTGCTGTGGTTGAGCATTCCTTTCTCGATGGCTTGAACCCTCTTGAATGTTTTGTTCATGCATTATCATGCCGTGGCAATTGCTTTAGTGAGAATGCAGACCTTCCAGGAACTTTGACCCGAAAGCTGATGTTTTACATGCGGGACCTGTATGTCACTTATGATGGGACAGTGAGGAGTGCTTATGGGAATCAGCTTATACAGTTCTCTTATGGTATTTCCGAGGACACGTCTGATCGGGATGATAAGTCCCACAAGTTCTTTGGGGAGAGGATGTTGGAATGTGATGGACTTGGGGGGCAACCTGTAGGTGCATGGTCAGCTTGTTCCATTGCTGAAGCTGCATATAGTGCTTTGGATCAACCAATCAGTATGCATGAAGCTTCTCCATTGATAAACTTAAAG AAGGTATTGGAGTGCGGTCAGAAAGAAACCTATGCGGACCAAACTGTATCCCTTTTCCTGTCCAAGAAACTAAGGAGATGGACCTATGGTTCTGAGTATGGGGCATTAGAAGTGAAGAGTCATCTTGAAAGAATTTTTCTTTCTGATGTTGTGACTACTGTCATGATTGT TTTCGAGCCAGATATTATTGAGGCACAGTTCAGTTCATGGGTTTCACATTTTCATGTGTGCAAG GAGAGGATGAGGAAGAGAAGACTAACAATTGGGTCAATAATAGATGCACTTAATAAGAAATATAACTCCAGAGGAAAAACTAGCACTTATCTTCCCAGGTTGCAGATTTTAAGCTG TGATTGTTCATTAGACGATGTTCACCATGAGCATAGCGAGAAAATTTGCATCACTGTGGCAGCTGAAAATTCTAAGGATTCTCCTGTGCTGCTTGATACCGTACGGGATATGCTGATTCCAATCCTCCTTGGAACAGTTATCAAAG GGTTTTTGGAGTTCAAGAAGGTGAATATTTTGTGGCATGAGCCACCAAAGACATCCAAGTTCCGTAAGGACTCTTCTGGTGAACTTTTTCTGAAGGTTTCTATGTCAGAGGACTGTGAAAGAGGGAAGTTATGGAATACTGTTCAGGATGCATGTATCCCAATAATGGACTTGATTGACTGGGAAAGGAGTCACCCAGACCATGTTTACGATATATCTTGTGCCTATGGAGTAGATGCTGCATGGCATCACTTTCTAGAA ACTTTGAGATCCACATTATCTGATATAGGAAGGGATATGCATCGAGAACACTTGCTTATCCTTGCAGATTGTCTCTCAGTTACGGGAGAGTTCAGTGGTCTAAGTCCTAAAGGAATAAAAGAACAAAGGGATCAGATATCCATCACCTCACCCTTTATGCAAGCATGCTTCTCT AACCCGAGCAATTGTTTCATCAAGGCTGCGAAGGAGGGGGCTATGGATGATCTTTTGGGGACATTAGATGCTGTGGCATGGGGCAAGGAAGCCCCCATTGGGACTGGCGGAccttttgatattttatattcgggaaag GGGAAGGATCTTGATAAACCTGTGGCTATTTATGAAACATTGTGTAGCCAACCGACTACTCAGAAAGATGAAATGGGGCTCAACGGACCTGGTGCTTGTGATAAAATCTGCAAAAGATGGGGAGGGAAATCAACCTTTATATATGACAATTGCAGATCTGAGTATCGGACAAGTATGGAGTGCAAATCAAATTCAGATCCAAGACTTTTTCTTTCAAAGGCTGGCATTAAGGATATGTGTATTTTATTACAGGAAATATTACACAA GTACCCAGTTAATGCCTatgtaaatgaagaagaaaggtCCATTTTGATGAAGGCTTTGTCCTATCATCCTCAGGGAAATGAGAAGATGGCGGGAGCCCAAGAAATCAAG GTTGGTCATAACCCATTGTATCCCGAATCCCGCTCCCGCTGTTTTATACTGGTGAGGAAGGATGGGTCGTTTGAAGATTTCTCCTATCGGAAGTGTGTTGAGGGTGCAGCGCGACATATTTCCCCTGAATTCGCAGCCTGGTTTCGAAACAAAGTGTTTAAAAGATGA